GGTCATCACCGGGTTGTTGTTCCTGGTGGGTGCAGTAGGCCTGTGGGACAAGCTGATGCAGACCCTGGCACTGATGCTGGTGGCGACGCTGATTTCGGTGCTGGTGGGCATCCCGCTGGGCATACTCTCGGCCCGCAGCAACCGCTTGCGCGCCGTGCTGATGCCGCTGCTGGACATCATGCAGACCATGCCCAGCTTCGTATACCTGATCCCGGTGCTGATGCTGTTTGGCCTGGGCAAGGTGCCGGCGATCTTCGCCACGGTGATCTACGCCGCGCCGCCGCTGATCCGCCTGACCGACCTGGGCATTCGCCAGGTCGACGGTGAAGTGATGGAGGCGATCAACGCCTTCGGCGCCAACCGCTGGCAGCAACTGTTCGGCGTGCAGCTGCCGCTGGCCTTGCCGAGCATCATGGCCGGCATCAACCAGACCACCATGATGGCCCTGTCGATGGTGGTGATCGCCTCGATGATCGGTGCCCGTGGCCTGGGCGAGGATGTGCTGGTAGGCATCCAGACCCTCAACGTCGGCCGCGGCCTCGAAGCGGGCCTGGCCATCGTCATTCTCGCGGTGGTGATCGACCGCATTACCCAGGCCTACGGCCGGCCACGCCATGAGGTGAGCAAATGAGCACGCAGGCGATCAGCAAGATCGAAGTGAAGAACGTCTTCAAGATCTTCGGCGACCGCGCCGACGAAGCCCTGCAGATGATCCGCAACCAGCAGGGCAAGGAGCAGGTGCTGGCGCAGACCGGCTGCGTGGTCGGGGTCAACGACCTGTCGCTGTCGATCGGCAGCGGCGAGATCTTCGTCATCATGGGCCTGTCCGGCTCGGGCAAGTCGACCCTGGTGCGCCACTTCAACCGCCTGATCGACCCCACCAGCGGGCAGATCCTGGTCGACGGCGAAGACATCCTGCAGTACGACATGGAGGCCCTGCGCGAATTTCGCCGGCGCAAGATCAGCATGGTGTTCCAGAGCTTCGGCCTGCTGCCGCATCGCAACGTGCTGGACAACGTCGCCTATGGCCTCAAAGTACGCGGCGAGAGCAAGCAGCTGTGCGCCGAGCGGGCCATGCAGTGGATCGAGACCGTGGGCCTGAAGGGCTACGAGAAGAAGTACCCGCACCAGCTGTCGGGCGGCATGCGCCAACGTGTGGGCCTGGCCCGGGCGTTGGCGGCGGATACCGACATCATCCTCATGGACGAGGCGTTCAGCGCCCTCGACCCGCTGATCCGTGCCGAAATGCAGGACCAGTTGCTGGAGCTGCAGAAGACCCTGCACAAGACCATCGTGTTCATCACCCATGACCTGGACGAAGCGGTGCGCATCGGCAACCGCATCGCCATTCTCAAGGATGGCCGCCTGATCCAGGTCGGCACGCCGCAGCAGATCCTTCACAACCCGGCCGACGAGTACGTCGACCGCTTCGTCCAGCGCCGCGCGGTCGCGGTATGAGGAGCGCCATGTCGCAAGCTGCAACCGTGGTCTTCACCGGCGCCGCGCTGCGCTGGCAGGACATCGCCGCCGTGGCCCGCCATGGCGCGCGCCTGGAACTGGCGCCGCAGGTGTGGGCGCGCATCGACAATGCCCAGGCCATCGTGCGCCATATCGTCGAAAGCGGTGAGCGCGCCTATGGCGTCAACACCGGGCTTGGCGCGCTGTGCAACGTCTCCTTGCAGGGTGAGCAGCTCGCGGCGCTGTCGCGCAACACCTTGCTTAGCCACGCCTGTGGCGTCGGCCCGGCGCTGCCGGATGAGCAGGCGCGGGCGATCATCTGCGCCGCCATCGCAAACTACAGCCACGGCAAGTCCGGCATCCACCGCCGCGTGGTCGAGGCGTTGCTGGCGCTGCTCAACCACGGCATCACGCCACAAGTACCGTCCCAGGGCTCGGTCGGATACCTGACCCACATGGCCCATGTCGGCGTGTGCCTGTTGGGCATTGGCAAGGTGAGCTACCGCGGGCAGATCGTCGAGGCCGCCCAAGCGCTGGCCGCAGAAGGCCTGGCACCGGTGCAGCTGGGCGCCAAGGACGGCCTGTGCCTGGTCAACGGCACACCCTGCATGACCGGCCTGGCCAGTCTCGCGCTGGACGACGCCAGCCGTTT
The Pseudomonas sp. KU43P genome window above contains:
- a CDS encoding glycine betaine/L-proline ABC transporter ATP-binding protein, whose translation is MSTQAISKIEVKNVFKIFGDRADEALQMIRNQQGKEQVLAQTGCVVGVNDLSLSIGSGEIFVIMGLSGSGKSTLVRHFNRLIDPTSGQILVDGEDILQYDMEALREFRRRKISMVFQSFGLLPHRNVLDNVAYGLKVRGESKQLCAERAMQWIETVGLKGYEKKYPHQLSGGMRQRVGLARALAADTDIILMDEAFSALDPLIRAEMQDQLLELQKTLHKTIVFITHDLDEAVRIGNRIAILKDGRLIQVGTPQQILHNPADEYVDRFVQRRAVAV
- a CDS encoding ABC transporter permease, whose translation is MFPDNLTFSIADWVNGWVDALVTNYGDVFRHISDTLLWAIVSLEGALRATPWWLMLGVVAVIAWHATRRILPTLVITGLLFLVGAVGLWDKLMQTLALMLVATLISVLVGIPLGILSARSNRLRAVLMPLLDIMQTMPSFVYLIPVLMLFGLGKVPAIFATVIYAAPPLIRLTDLGIRQVDGEVMEAINAFGANRWQQLFGVQLPLALPSIMAGINQTTMMALSMVVIASMIGARGLGEDVLVGIQTLNVGRGLEAGLAIVILAVVIDRITQAYGRPRHEVSK